DNA from Halogeometricum sp. S1BR25-6:
GGCGTTCACCATCCGGATGTACGCCGACGACCCGTTCACGCCCGTCGACCTCGTGCGGTTCGGCACGTTCTCCGTCGAGCAGATGGCATACCTGTGGCTCTGCATCGAACACAACAAGAGCCTCATCTTCGCTGGCGGGACGGCCTCCGGGAAGACGACGGCGATGAACGCGGTGTCGATGTTCATCCCGCCGCGCTCGAAGGTGCTGACCATCGAGGACACGCGCGAACTCTCCCTCCACCACGACAACTGGCTCTCCTCGGTGACGCGCAGTCGGGCGCACGAGGGGTCCGACATCGACATGTACGACCTGCTTCGGTCGGCGCTCCGGCACCGCCCCGAGTTCATCATCGTCGGCGAGGTGCGCGGCGAGGAGGCCGTGACGCTGTTTCAGGCGATGAACACCGGGCACACGACGTTCTCGACGATGCACGCCGACAGCATCGAGACGGTCATCAACCGACTGGAGAACGAACCCATCAACGTGCCGCGCGCCATGGTCCAGTCGCTGGACCTGCTGTGCGTCCAGACGCTCACCCGGTCGAACGGCGAACGGGTCAGACGCTCCCGCGCCATCGGCGAAATCGGCGGCATCGACCAACGGACCGGCGAACTCGACTACTCGCGGGCGTTCTCCTGGGACGCGGAGACGGACACCTTCGCCCAGCGCAACTCGGCGCTGCTGACGGAGATACAGAACGACCGCGGTTGGACCCGCGCCCGCCTCCGCCGGGAGGTGGCCCGCCGCGAGCGGTTCCTCCGTCTGCTCGTCGAGACGGACACCGACGACTACCGGCGGTTCACCGCCCTAGTCAACGAGTACTACGCCGACCCCGAGCGCGCGATGTCGCGGCTCGAAGCGGAAGCCGGCGCCCCCGAGAAGACTGACGGCACCGTCGCAGACGCAGAGGCGAACGCGGGCGCTTCGGCCGTCGCGAGGGACGGACACGGCGACGGAGACGCGTAGATGGTCCTCGGCTACCTCCCTCTCGCCCTCGCCGTCCTGCTCTGCCTCCCGGTGGCGCTCTCACCGGTGAGTCCCCGCGCCGACCTGCTCCTCGCCCGCGTCTCGCTCCCCCTGTTCGGGCGGTACGTGACGCGGGAGAACCCGCGGCGCCGGCGGCAGGAGAAATCGCTCCGCGCGGCGTTCATCGGCGGGAGCCACCGCATCTACGCCTCGAAGACGCTCCTGATGGCCGGGGTAGCGGGCGTCGCCGGGAGCGTCTTCGGCGTCTACCTCGCCGCCTTCCTCGTCCAGACGTTCGCCGTCTCCGCGGAGACGCTTCGCGCGGCGGTCCCCGGTCCGCTGTCGTTCGTGGCGTCGCTCGCGTCCGTCCCGGACCTCTCGTGGGCGCACCTGTTCGCCCTGCTGCTCGCCTCCAGCGCCACCGTCGGGGCGGCGATGGCGCTCGCGACGTACCTCGCGCGCTGGCAGTACCTCTCTCAGCGCGCGCGCGCCCGCCGCATCGAGATAGACGCGACGCTCCCGCAGACCATCGCGTTCGTCTACGCGCTCTCGCGGTCGGGAATGCCGTTCCAGACGGTGCTGGCGACGCTGACCGAAAACCAGCACGTCTACGGCGAGGCGACCCGGGAGTTCGGCGTCGCCGTCCGCGACGCGCAGACGTTCGGGACGGACCTGCCGTCGGCGCTCCAGCGGATGGCCGAGCGGACGCCGAGCCAGCGGCTCGAAGACTTCTCGCAGAACCTCACGAGCGTGCTCGCCAGCGGACAGAGCCTCTCGTCGTTTCTCCACGACCAGTACGACCGGTTCCAGGAGGAGTCGGAGGCCCGACAGGAGCAGTATCTCGAACTCCTGGCCACGTTCGCCGAGGCGTACGTCACCGTCCTCGTGGCGGGACCGCTGTTTTTCATCACCATCCTCGTCGTCGTCGGCCTCGTCATGCAGGACACGCTCCCGCTCATCCGCGTCGTCGGCTACCTGGGTATCCCGCTGGCGAGTACCGGCTTCGTCGTCTACGTCGACAGCGTCACCGAGTCGCTCCGCGGACCGGGCGGCGCGGACGGCGTCGACGTCGAGTCGCCGAAGGGCGAAACGTCCGCTGACCCGGCCGCAGGGCCGAAGGCC
Protein-coding regions in this window:
- a CDS encoding type II/IV secretion system ATPase subunit: MSERELDSGETGEQTDAASGGDVGAAGDAGATAFEEPTDSTPPRESDPSDRWGFAAAFADARRRLVRAAEVLRGSTIDVRPYRPADGELTAFAVPEGEDVVDRYWVNAPYAHVVLTYDDAASKHRYYAVEPELDDFRRELLERVREDIRDPLLYGSETAADEGTVRRELRALLEQYGLDVDMATFHTLSYYLHRDFRGYGRIDPLMADPHIEDISCDGYDLPVFAYHDEYTDIETDVSFGKPELDGFVVRLAQRSGRHVSVGDPVVGTTLPDGSRAELALGEEVTPHGSAFTIRMYADDPFTPVDLVRFGTFSVEQMAYLWLCIEHNKSLIFAGGTASGKTTAMNAVSMFIPPRSKVLTIEDTRELSLHHDNWLSSVTRSRAHEGSDIDMYDLLRSALRHRPEFIIVGEVRGEEAVTLFQAMNTGHTTFSTMHADSIETVINRLENEPINVPRAMVQSLDLLCVQTLTRSNGERVRRSRAIGEIGGIDQRTGELDYSRAFSWDAETDTFAQRNSALLTEIQNDRGWTRARLRREVARRERFLRLLVETDTDDYRRFTALVNEYYADPERAMSRLEAEAGAPEKTDGTVADAEANAGASAVARDGHGDGDA
- a CDS encoding type II secretion system F family protein produces the protein MVLGYLPLALAVLLCLPVALSPVSPRADLLLARVSLPLFGRYVTRENPRRRRQEKSLRAAFIGGSHRIYASKTLLMAGVAGVAGSVFGVYLAAFLVQTFAVSAETLRAAVPGPLSFVASLASVPDLSWAHLFALLLASSATVGAAMALATYLARWQYLSQRARARRIEIDATLPQTIAFVYALSRSGMPFQTVLATLTENQHVYGEATREFGVAVRDAQTFGTDLPSALQRMAERTPSQRLEDFSQNLTSVLASGQSLSSFLHDQYDRFQEESEARQEQYLELLATFAEAYVTVLVAGPLFFITILVVVGLVMQDTLPLIRVVGYLGIPLASTGFVVYVDSVTESLRGPGGADGVDVESPKGETSADPAAGPKAALGRGGDGTAPPAATDGGADVAGDRWQANRERLAVYDRVSSVTRLLARPTRTMLDEPLTTLFVTVPLGLLWVALTLDAGAAVDALRAAVAPGAQGTWSAFAAVVDGPVVELALLTMAGVTVAYEVRKRRLTAIEREMPDFLDRMASVNEAGVTVVKSLERLANSDLGPLTDELRRTWRDVQWGASVREALLGFDRRTRAPTVSRAVTLITNAVAASGEVAPVLRIAATEAQDARRLRRERRQEMLTYLVVIYISFFVFLGIVVALTLAFIPAVEAASQSAAISSGEVQGVSTGVFAGLSTVNTGAYELLFFHTASIQAVCSGLIAGQLGEGRVFDGLKHALVLLSLSYALFLFL